The Symphalangus syndactylus isolate Jambi chromosome 1, NHGRI_mSymSyn1-v2.1_pri, whole genome shotgun sequence DNA segment TTGAAAGTTTAAAACAGGACATACTCTGAGAACTGACCACTGGCCAACAGAGCTGGAGAGCAGTCATCAGGGGTGTGAGGTGGAAGTGTACAGGTGAGGCTGGGAAAGAATCATacctcatatgtaaaataaaactgaatgcaGAAGGACTAACATTAAAAGCACAtgaactggccgggcacagtggctcacacctgtaattccagcactttgggaggccaaggcgggtggatcatctgaggtcaagagttcgagaccagcctggccaacgtggtgaaacctcatgtctactaaaaatacaaaaaaactagccagacgtggtggggcatgcctgtaatcccagctactcgggaggctgaggcaggagaatcgcttgaacccaggaggcggaggttgcagtgaactgagattgagccactgcactcctgcctgggcaacagagcgagactccatctcgaaaataaaaaaaaagcacataaacCAACAAAATGACACGTACACACATTAATGGCATTGAAGCGGGGTGGGGGGGAAGGGAGTGGTAAATGAGGGTATGAAGACAGAGGTAAGACTGCAAAAGTGAGAAAGGGCCAGATTATTCCAGCTTTGTAGGCCCCAAGGAGTTGAGACTTCATCAGGAGGGTACTGGGAAGCCACTGCCAGAGGGTACTGGGAAGCTCCAGCTGCCCAGACACCTCCCCCTGCAGGCCCCCAGGTACACACTCAACGCATGCGGAAGGATAGGGCCTTTATCTTCCCCCAACCTGCTTTCCTCCTATTGTTCTTGCAGGAAAGGTAAAGTGGAGCAGACCCCTGCCATTCTACATACACATCTGTGGCTGAAGACGGGCTCTCACCATCAACTCCACCGCAGATGCCATCCAAGCAGGCCAGGaggtcacccccacccccaacctggAGGAAGGTAGAATGGAATCCTGAGGGCTGGGCTAGTGGCTGACAGCATTCATCTAGGACAGTCAGAAGAACCCAGAATGCAGCGGGAGCAGGACGGGGAGGGGGAGGGTCAGGCTCCCACgaaggctccctggaggaggcaGTGCAAGCTGAGCCCTTAAAGGCATTGGGATTCTGGTAAGCAGAGAGAGGGCAGGAGAGCATTCCAGTCGAGAAGACCGGCTGCAGTAAAAGCGTGAGGGTGGAAACGCTCGAGGTGATGAGTAGACTCGTACCTGCGGTTGGGAAATGGGGCTGAGGGTGGGCTCCCAGGCCAGGACTTGGTTGCCGGGGCATGTCGTACCGGGAGGGTTGGCCCCGAGTCAGGAAAGGCCTTGGCGGGAGCAGAGAAGGCAGTGGGCCATTTTAAGTGGCCAAGATCTGGCCCGGAAGAAACCAGCCTTTTTATTGagggaaggttgaggtgggagtggggaagCTAGTTCTAAGAACCCCTAGTTTGGAACTTCTGCAGGGAAGGGTCTCTTGGCCCGTGGGCAGGGATGAAGTTCAGGCCCACTGATTACATCCATCCTTCCCGCTCCccgcctccccactccccacacacCCCAGATTCCTCTCCAGCCACAGTTTACTTTTCCGGCGGATCTGGGGGTGGGTGGTAGGTTGAGGGCGGAGGAGGGAACTTTTAGATTGGAATAAAATAAACTCCCTCTAGAGGGATGGGGGTGGAGAGCGTACAAGAGACGTCGGCTCTGCCACTGTCTAGCCCGTGGCCTTGGGGAGTTACGAGGTGCTCCCGGCCTTAGTCTacccatctgtaaactggggcGGTGGGGCGAGGTGGGGATCTCTACGCTCGGCTCTGCCGGCTTGAGTCGTCCGCGCCTTTAGGGACGGTGCTGGAAGCGGGGCGGGGAGGGCGCTGGCGGGAGAGGGCTGGGGGCGGAGAGCGGCGGAGGCGCAGTTACCGGGTCAGAGTCCGCAGGGAGGCCCCCAGGCCGCTGCGCCAGGCTCCAGGCGGGGGAGGAGGCGGCGCCTCCGGGGCGGGGCTGCCGGGCTGCCTGGCTGGAGGCCCGGCGTGCGTCAGCGCAGTGAGCCCCGGAGTTTTCCACTGACGAGGAGGGCGGAGCGGCGGGCGGGGCTGGGCGCAGCCAGTctcccgccgccgccgcagccgcTGCCGGACGCGCAGAGCGAGGGGCGGCTGGACCGACGGCTGCCGGGCCGAACGCACAGAGTCGCGGCGCGGGGGGCGTCCCCGGCCGGGACGCGGGTCGCGTCGTTGTCCTCCGCGAGCGTCCGGATTGCAGGTGAGCCCCGAGGGGCCTCGGGCCCGGCAGGACGGGACTTTGGGGAGGGGGCATTCAGCGCGAGTGACACTGCCGCTCCTGCCTCCTGCGGTTCACTCCCCGGTACCCTGAGCGGGCGCGGGGGCTGGAGCTGCCCGGCTCTGACGCGTGCCGCGGCCGGAGTCGGGGGTCGGGGGCCCGGCCGGCGGGAGTCGCAGGTTTTCTGCTCCCCTCCCCCGCCTGTCGCGGTAACCCCGAGAGAAGTCACGGCTCCCCGAGCTCGGCGCGAGTGGGGACAGAGCCGGGCTTGCGCGCGAGCGGCGAGGCGACGGGGGCGTGCGTCCGCGGGTGAGTTTCCTTTTGACCCAGTTGCCTGAGAACTTTTCAGAAGTTCCTCGCGTGGCCGGAGCAGGTGACATTTGTCGCCTTCCTCCTCGGGCTCCCCCCTCGGGGAGGCTGCGGGAGCTGCCGCGTGTGCCGGGCGCCCCCGGCCGGCGGGGGTCAGGGAGGGAGTGGAGGGATGAGCGTAGAGGGAGGCGCGGTGAGTCACGGACCCCGGGAGGGAGGGATTGTGTCGTAGGCTCACCTGTTTGTCAGTCGCCGTCACTCTCAGAGGCCACTGCTGTGAGTCACGGGCGCAGCTACACTGGCCACCCGCAGGCACACGTAGACTGTCTCCCACGCACTTCTCCTCTTTCCGCAGCACGtacttcctccccttcctcagtTTCTCCTCCCCGGGGCCCATTCACAGGCACGCACTGTGGAGATGCCCACACCACAGCCATAGTCACACACTTAATCACTCCTGCTCCCAGCACAGTCACACACAGCCGTAGCCCACACTCCTGACACCAGAGGGTTCCTCCCCATCTCCTGCTGCCCACCCAGCACCTCCACCCAGAAGTCTCAAGCCTTTTGGAGAGTAACTCATCACCTCCCCCGACCCAAATCCTTGACAGCCCTGCCCTCTTCCTTCTCCACGTCTCGGTATCTGCCTTTCTCCTATGCCCTTGACCTGTCATCTCACCTGGCCCTGGCAGCACCTCCAACCGGTCACACCCCTTCCACTCCCGGTGCTGAGCCacgtttttaaaatgcaaatctggcATTGTCACTCCCTACTTAAGCCCTTTGTGGCTTGCCGTGCCCTCGAGCTAAAGCCTGCCCTGGAGCCCAGGCTCAGCCTCGCGGGCTGCCCCTCCTCCGATCACACTGTGCTGGTCCCTCCTCCTGTTCCTTACCCATGCGGAGCCCCTGTCTGGAACTCTGCCTGCATTCCTTCCTCGGAGAGACCTACCATCACCCCAGCCGTACTCTGTCCTACCCTTCAGACCCTCCATCCCAGCACCCCACTCTATTTGTCCGCCCTGCTCAATTCAGAGCTTCAAGAGGGCAGCAGTTGTATAAGTCTTGCTCCCTGCATGCGCGAGTGCCTGccacagtgtttggcacatacGTGAGCTTAgtgcatatttgttgaatgaatgaatgagagagggaagaaggcccCACTTAGGTGGAGGAAGCAGTCATTGTCAGGTGCAGTTTCCCTTCTGCAGGAACAAGTGTCTCATGTAGCCAGCAAACATTTGGCACCTATCCAGTGCCAGGTCCTGGAGGCCAAAGCCGAGGAGctgtcccctcccccagctctccTTCAGAGGGATGCTTGGGGAAGAGGTGCCAAGGCTTTCGGTCTGCCCTCTCTGGGCCACCCAGGCTGGTTTTTCAGTGGGGGCTAGAGGTGCTGGGAGGTGCCCTCCCCTTCTCCCAGGAAGTTCCTGAGGGACAGGGGTCATGTGACCCCAAGTGTTTTGGGGGGACTGGCCAAGGCCTGGGGCTCTGAGGTTAAAGGACACATTCTTCAGATTCCTGAAGGGGGATGGAGGCAGCTAAAGGTGCCCCCTCCCTAAGACTGGCTTGGGCTGAGGCGTGGGGCACTGGTGGGACTGCTGAGGTGGACAGAGGAGTTGCTGTGACGTTTTCAAGCCCCGCCCCCACTTCTCGAAAACAGCCTTTGGTTGCTTGGTGCCCAGGGGTGAGGTGGCTTTTCCTGGATTCGCAGTGTGATCTGAGCTTGTAGATAACTGTGGCCAGTTGAGTGGGGGGTTGTCAGTGCctgtgtgtggtggcaggaggGCTGCCTGATTGTCAGGGCTCAGATCCCAGAAGAAGCCTGGCTCTCTGATTCAGGGCCTGTCTCTGGGGTTCCTCGGCAGTGTGGTATTTCTGTCTGAGCCAGCTCCTGGGAACTGCTTTTCCTTCCTCCAGGACCCTAGGGAGGGGGCTGTGCTCACCCTGGGAACACTGCCATGGTCAGGATCTTGATTCCTGGGTAGCTGCTGAgggcccctccccccacctctgaCTCACTGTCTGACACTTTTCTTAGATTCTCACTATCTTTCATTCCCTCTTGGCCTCTCCTTGTCTCTGTCTCAGTCTTTTTGTTtcatctcctgcctctgcctcttagCCTCTGGATTCCCAGGTATAACAGGGGAACATGAAAACCAGGGGCACTTCCCCCGCCTCTCCAGAGGAGTATCAGGGAGGAGGTAATTTCTTATTTCATTCCCGCTCTGCAGATTTGGAAGGGATTGTTCATCACTAGAACCTGCAGCATGACCGTAGCTTCCCTGTGTCTCTGTTTCCCTGTCTGTAGGCTTGGAGGTCATAACCTCCTCACTTTAAGTTCTCTTTCTGTGGACATCCCTTAGGCAGAGCCGCAGTGTGTGGCTGAGCCTGCTTTCCTGACATCTGTCTCCATCTGTTTCCTCTTGGGGGACCAGGGAGCCTCCTGGGATTGCCTACATTGGCACCTGCCTGCAGCCTGAGCTTCCCTCTCCTGCCCCCAGAGCCACCCTTTTTGAGCACCATTCTTGCTTGTACCCTCTGGCACAGCTGGGGGATAGACATGTGACTCTCCTCCTGCCCCTCTTAAATTAACTGTGACAGGAGCAGGAGAAGGTCACACTGACCAGTCACCCTCAGCAGCCTCATGTGCATAAGATTGCCTGTGCAGTTGGGTCTGTACCCGATATGCAGGGCTGGTCTGCTTACCTCTGGTATTATCAGGTGCCCTCTCTATGCCAGACTCTGTCCTAGACATAGGCAcaggggcagccagagagaaatgccCTCAGCGTGAGGCAGATGAGCAATGAGGCCCTTGCAGTCTGATCAGATAAAGTCTGTGATGGGGAAATACCAGGGTTTTTGGGAGCTGTTTTACTTTGGGCTGCTATAATAGAAAGTCCATAGActgtgttgctttaaaaaaagatttttcacaCCTTGGGAGgttgtgaagtccaagatcaaggctctaGTCAGCCTGATGAAGTCcgtcttcttggcttgcagatggacACCTTCTTGCTGGGTCTGAGCTCACATGTTGGAGAGGGAGACCATCTCTTTTGTGTCACTTCTTATAAAGGTGCTAATAAGGTGTTATTCATCTCCTGATTACCCCAaggcccacctccaaataccatcacactggggattcagtctcaacataagaattttggtaggatacaaatattcagtccatagcaggagcacagagaggcaggaggaaggagtgGGGGATTCAGGAGGCCCCTTGAAAGTTGACTTTCTGAAAGGGAATGAGGCTGGGTTGTTCCAGCTTTGCAGAGGCCAGGAGGTGAGCGGGGACATGGCCATTATGGGAACTGCCAGTTCAGCTGGAGTATAGAGAGCAAGGTGGGGAGAGGGAAGCAGTGGCCAGGTCAGCTTCAGCTTCTTGAATTCTGGACTTGATCCTAATGCCCCAAGGGGAGCTATAGAGTGGTTCTAGGCGTGGGAGTGGCAGGTAAATGTGTGGTTTAAGAAGGTCATTCTGGCTGCAGGATCAAaaatggctggggaaagagggcAGGAGCAGAGGGACATGGGGTAGCTGCTGTGGGGACAGAGACATGTTAAGGTTAGTGAACTTTTTAAATTGATAGTAACCTAAATAAAATGCATAAGTATATAAATCTTAAGTGTCCATAAGatgaatttttacaattttagaCATCCATTTAACCACCATGCAGATCAACACAGAACTTTTACAGGTCCCCCAGCCCTTCCTACCTCCCACCCCAGAAAATTTCCCTCATGACTCTCTCCAGGGTGtccttctccctcccctgggGAACCACTGCTCTGACTTATATCATCACAGAGTAGTTCTGCCTTTTTTTTGAACATTTGCATGTAtttcatgtctggcttctttcactcagcatgatgTCTGTGAGATGCATCTGTGTCGTGTGCATCCAGGAGCtggagctcatttttttttttttttaacagtgtagAATAACACATTCACTGAGCACTTATCACTAATCTAAGAACATGTGACATGTATTGATTCTTCTAAACCTCTCAACCCTATGAGGTCTTAAGACAAAGAattggaggcacagagaggttaaggaacttgcccaggATTACCCAGCCAATTAATAGTGGAGCCAGAGTTCAAAAGCAGGCAGTCTGGTTCTGGAGCCGAAGTTCTTAACACTGCCACGTGGCCTCCATGATACCTACTGGGTCTGTTCCTGGCTTTGTGTGGATTAAATGGATTTACGTGAACTCCCAGGCGTGGGGTGCCTGGATGtagatggaggaagagagaggaaggagttgAGGATGACTGCAGGTTTCTGGCTTGAGTGACTGGGTGGGTGGTGGGGCTGTTACTAAGATAGggaacacaggaagaggaacagatGGCATGGGGGGTGGGGAACAGAGACAAGGGGTTCGATTTGGGGCCTGCAGAATTTTTTGTTTCTAGAGGATGGCTGGGCAGAGATACCAAGTGGGCAGTGGGTCCTGGGGGATCTCAGGCTGGATGTGTGGTGAAGGAGGCATTCAGGGCCCTGTAGATGGCATCTGGAACTTGGGAAAGGATGGGGTCTTTTGGCAGGATGCGATGGGGACAGGATATGTGGGTGTTGTTTGTCCATATGTGTGTTTCCGTGTGGTCTgagcatgtgtgtacatgtgtatatgccTGCCTCTGGGTCATGAATCCCCCACCTCCCGGGAGAACCTGCGGGTCAGCTGGGAgctgggttgtttttgtttgtggtttGACCCTGGGAGGGGGGTGCCAAGCCTGAGAAACTACCCACGGAGAAGCCCCCGGAAACATCTGTGAGTCTTCTTCCCTCAGGCCCAGGGTGGGGGATTGGCTGGGGAGGGAGATTTTCTTGCTTCTCTCACGATTGCCTAGGGGGAGGCTGTCCCTGGGGTAAACATCCAGTTAGTAAGGTTGACAGCAAACTCTACAGGATTCGGGGACTTCGTAGGCGGCTGGGAAGAGGGCGAAGGAGTGTTTGGAAAGGACACCTGAGTAGAGGAGACCAAGACAGCCTTCTGGTTGGTTTTTCCTGTTCTCTCTCATTTCCTGTGATGGCAGTGGGGGAAGGGTTCCCCAGCACTGGGGCCTCGGCCTCAGCTTcaacttcctttccctttccccctgGTGACCTCCCCGAAGGCCCAGCTGGAGCAACAGACACAAGGTAGCTGTACTCAGCCTTTGGGATTGAGTCCTCTGGGGCTTGCCAAACCTTGGGAAGGACCCTTATTTGCTGAAGCATTCCAGGGAATGAGCCCCAAGTCTCTTCTGCTTGGGTAAGGCCAGCCAGCTGTGGGAGTCTCTGGTTATACTTCTGAGGGCTGAGACTCTCACATGGGAGACAGTGATGTGTTGTGGGGTGCTCCATGTCATGAAGCCACAGACAGGAGAGACTTTGGACATTAGGATCAAATGAGATGTTAAAGAGACAGCCTGAGTGGCTGTGGTCAcacaggcctggaggcaggaGACTTCTTGACAGTGGAGCGGGGGTTTCTAAGGGAAAGTCTGAGAAGCTCCCACACTGGGACGGGGAGGGCTCAGAAACTACTCCGTCTAGGAATGGAGGCCAACGTCAAAGCCAGCCTGTTCCCCAGAGTGCCTGGCTAGCCTGGAGCAAGGGCCCGCAGCCCTGCCTGTGTGCAGGGTGGCGTGCCTGTGTGGGtgtgctggaggaggaggaggaagcagagccACCATACCAGGGCCGTGCGGGCTGTGCGGGCTGTGTGGGCTGCGCGGGCTGTAGggcgtacacacacacaaacacacacacatacatgcacacacaggcacacagatgCAAGCTGTGTGAATCACCCAGCCTGTGAGTCAGCCCCAGGATTCCTGTCGGGGAATGAGTGTGACCAGGCTGAGGTCTGTCAGTCCATCTGTTTGTCTGTCTGCCTCCTTCCCCTGCTGGTGtggatgcatgtgtgtgtgtgtgtgtgtatgtgtgtgtgtgttttgtgtatgtatgtaagcGTGTGTTGTAGGAGGTAGTGGGGAAGGTGCCTGGTGCCTGGGAAGGCTTTGAGCAGAGGTGGGAGTTTGAAACGTCAGGCTGTGGATTTGCACATTAgtttggagggagggaggtgctgTGCCTTGTGCAGAGATCCTCCTGGAGACTGCGCCCTCCCCCACACAGAGCTCCACAGGCAGggctggagggcagaggccaGGGTCTGGGATGCCTTGGAGGGTAAGTGGGAGGGATGATGATCCTGGCTGGAAGCCCACCTGCTGCTGCCTGCCTGCCACTTAGAGCCTTCTCATTCCCATTCCAGGCTGTCTGTCCCCAGACCCCAGAGCACCTCCGGCACCACCATGACTGGGCTGTTGAAGAGGAAATTCGACCAGCTGGATGAGGACAACTCCtcggtttcctcctcctcctcttcctcttcctctgggTGCCAATCTCGCTGCtgttccccaagctcttctgtcTCCCGTGCCTGGGACTCAGAGGAGGAAGGCCCCTGGGATCAGATGCCCCTGCCTGACCGTGACTTCTGTGGCCCCAGAAGTTTCACCCGTGAGTCCTCCCTCCCCTGGGAACTCCAtcacctgcctgccttcctgaaAGATGAAATTTAGAAGTCCTTGACCAAATGCCTTTGGCCTCTGGAGGTTATGTCCCCATGGCGGTAGCTCTCATGAGCTATAATACAGTGGTCACTCAGTGTCCACTGTCCAGGGGCACCTGAGCCCAGCTAATCCACCTTTGACCTCGGGAGTGATGACATCCAGGATGCAGCTCTGCAGAGTGCCCTCAGGGCCTTCCCGGTCTGGCCCCTCCCTTCTGTTCCAGTTTCGTTTCTCCAATGAGCACCCTACCCTCCTACAAATGGAACTGCTGGAGTTCCCCGCCCGCCCCATGCTTCTCTGCCACGGGGCCTGTCAAGCCGGTCCCTCTCCTGTCAAAATGCTGTCCATTTTGCCTGAACATAGTGAAAAGGGGTTTTTCCTGGTTGTTTTCAAGCTTGTATAATTGTGATTCCAGACTGATGAACATGGCCCTAGAGCAGTGTTTCTGgaccttatttttcattattgttcCCCAGGAAGCCTATTTAGACATTTTCTCCTTAATTACCCCCcaccatgaaattttaatacaATAGATGTGCCGTTTACCTTTTTATGTACTGTAGGGTATATCTGTGCATTACACATAAAAAGAACATAATTTTTAGCACATGGAATCTAACAGTATAAACAGAAAACCTTTTAGAAGGGAATTCCCTCTGGTAGCTGGGTACAAAATTAATATAGTAAGTTGAAATATATGGAATTTCCAATATTTGACCATtacatggtaatttgttatggttcAACCTAATGAAAATACCAGTACATAGCTTACTAATCAATAAACATTCACTTGTAAAGGGAAAGCCTTTTTAAGACTGTTGCAAAATACAGAAatcctacaaatcaataaaaaacaatagaaaactgTACAAAGGACCTGTACATGGCTAATAAACATAGGAAAGATGTTTAATCTTATACTGTCATTTGGACTGGTAGATAACAATAAGCCAGTGCTGACATGGGTGTGGTATTCAGTTTCAGCCGCTCCAGTCCCAGCCACACAGGCTCCtaaattcacatttcttttttcaaagtgggtggagagggaggaggggaaaggtGGGAGGCGGGAGGTCAGTCTGGTATGATCTTTTTGGAGGTAAGTTGTGCCTCACTGAAAACTAATCCCCAGCCCATCTCTGCCTGCTTTCTAGCCCTTTCTATCCTGAAGCGGGCTCGCCGGGAGCGCCCAGGCCGTGTAGCCTTTGATGGGATCACCGTCTTCTACTTCCCCCGCTGCCAGGGCTTCACCAGTGTGCCCAGCCATGGTGGCTGTACTCTGGGTATGGCCCCTCGCCACAGTGCCTGCCGTCGCTTCTCTTTGGCTGAGTTTGCACAGGAGCAAGCCCGTGCACGGCACGAGAAGCTCCGCCAGCGCTTGAAAGAGGAGAAGTTGGAGATGCTGCAGTGGAAGGTAGAGACAGCCCTCTCCATGGCCCACCTTCTGAGGCAGCTCCTGGAGTCCTAACCTTGAGGGGTGGGCGTACCAGGGGTGGGTGCTGACTTGCTCATTATGTATATGGGGAAACAGGCCTGTGGGCCTAGTAATTGGCTTGATTGGAGTCTGTTGCCTGGGTTGTCTGCAAACAGGAGCCACAGAGGAGGGCTCGCGTCTATTTgctgcaggggctgggggcaTGATACCTGAATCTGAACTTTTTGGAGAGGGGGATGTGAAGTTGATATGAACTGGGGGTGTGTGTATCTGTCTGGTTAGGAAAGGGAGTCTGTCCATGATCTAGGGAATGCCATGAGTaggatatctctttttttttcaaatgccctGGGGGCAGTTTTCTTGGCTGTCCTGTTCACTGTCTGGCACACAGTGCCCATCGCAGATTAAGCACGAGTAGTGGGGGGTAAGCACTTGGGGAGGGTTTGTCTAGTGACAGTAGGGCGAAGCCCATGTCCATGTCTGTGCTTCTCACATCCGCCTTTCCTGTGGATGCAGCTTTCGGCAGCTGGGGTACCcaaggcagaggcagggctgCCACCTGCGGTGGATGCCATTGATGACGCCTCTGTGGAGGAGGACTTGGCAGTCGCTGTGGCAGGTGGTCGGTTGGAAGAAGTGAGCTTCCTACAGCCCTACCCAGCCCGGCGACGTCGAGCTCTGCTGAGGGCTTCGGGCGTGCGAAGGATCGATCGGGAGGAGAAGCGGGAGCTGCAGGCACTGCGCCAATCCCGGGAGGATTGTGGCTGTCACTGCGACAGGATCTGCGACCCTGAGACCTGCAGCTGCAGCCTGGCAGGCATCaagtgccaggtgtggtggctggacTGGGCTGGGATGGGGAACCTGAGCGTGGGGACTTCTTTGCACTCCACAGAACCCTCACTTGTACCTCTACTTTCTCTGCAGATGGACCACACAGCATTCCCCTGTGGCTGCTGCAGGGAGGGCTGTGAGAACCCCATGGGCCGTGTGGAATTTAATCAGGCAAGAGTTCAGACCCATTTCATCCACACACTCACCCGCCTGCAGTTGGAACAAGAGGCTGAGAGCTTTAGGGAGCTAGAGGCCCCTGCCCAGGGCAGCCCACCCAGCCCTGGTGAGGAGGCCCTGGTCCCTACTTTCCCACTGGCCAAGCCCCCCATGAACAATGAGCTGGGAGACAACAGCTGCAGCAGCGATATGACTGATTCTTCCACAGCATCTTCATCAGCATCGGGTACTAGTGAGGCTCCTGactgccccacccacccaggcCTGCCTGGCCCTGGCTTCCAGCCTGGCGTTGATGATGACAGCCTGGCACGGATCCTGAGTTTCAGTGACTCTGACTttgggggggaggaggaggaagaggaggaagggagtgTGGGGAACCTGGACAACCTCAGCTGCTTCCATCCAGCTGACATCTTTGGTACTAGTGACCCTGGTGGCCTGGCCAGCTGGACCCACAGCTATTTTGGCTGTAGCTTCA contains these protein-coding regions:
- the LOC129484428 gene encoding basic proline-rich protein-like, giving the protein MGPGEEKLRKGRKYVLRKEEKCVGDSLRVPAGGQCSCARDSQQWPLRVTATDKQVSLRHNPSLPGSVTHRASLYAHPSTPSLTPAGRGRPAHAAAPAASPRGEPEEEGDKCHLLRPREELLKSSQATGSKGNSPADARPRRLAARAQARLCPHSRRARGAVTSLGVTATGGGGEQKTCDSRRPGPRPPTPAAARGRSGSVTRAECPLPKVPSCRARGPSGLTCNPDARGGQRRDPRPGRGRPPRRDSVRSARQPSVQPPLALRVRQRLRRRRETGCAQPRPPLRPPRQWKTPGLTALTHAGPPARQPGSPAPEAPPPPPPGAWRSGLGASLRTLTRPFLTRGQPSRYDMPRQPSPGLGAHPQPHFPTAGTSLLITSSVSTLTLLLQPVFSTGMLSCPLSAYQNPNAFKGSACTASSREPSWEPDPPPPRPAPAAFWVLLTVLDECCQPLAQPSGFHSTFLQVGGGGDLLACLDGICGGVDGESPSSATDVYVEWQGSAPLYLSCKNNRRKAGWGKIKALSFRMR